ACAGTGTATAATGttgtctcctcttcttcttctctctaggtactactctgtcctctaccctcAGGACAGTGTATAATGttgtctcctcttcttcttctctctaggtactactctgtcctctaccctcAGGACAGTGTATAATGttgtctcctcttcttcttctctctaggtactactctgtcctctaccctcAGGACAGTGTATAATGttgtctcctcttcttcttctctctaggtactactctgtcctctaccctcAGGACAGTGTATAATGttgtctcctcttcttcttctctctaggtactactctgtcctctaccctcAGGACAGTGTATAATGttgtctcctcttcttcttctctctaggtactactctgtcctctaccctcAGGACAGTGTATAATGttgtctcctcttcttcttctctctaggtactactctgtcctctaccctcAGGACAGTGTATAATGttgtctcctcttcttcttctctctaggtactactctgtcctctaccctcTGGACAGTGTATAATGttgtctcctcttcttcttctctctaggtactactctgtcctctactctgtctctaccCTCTGGACCACTCAGGACAGTGTATAATGttgtctcctcttcttcttctctctaggtactactctgtcctctaccctcTGGACAGTGTATAATGttgtctcctcttcttcttctctctaggtactactctgtcctctaccctcAGGACAGTGTATAATGttgtctcctcttcttcttctctctaggtactactctgtcctctaccctcAGGACAGTGTATAATGttgtctcctcttcttcttctctctaggtactactctgtcctctaccctcTGGACAGTGTATAATGttgtctcctcttcttcttctctctaggtactactctgtcctctaccctcAGGACAGTGTATAATGttgtctcctcttcttcttctctctaggtactactctgtcctctaccctcTGGACAGTGTATAATGttgtctcctcttcttcttctctctaggtactactctgtcctctaccctcTGGACAGTGTATAATGttgtctcctcttcttcttctctctaggtactactctgtcctctaccctcAGGACAGTGTATAATGttgtctcctcttcttcttctctctaggtactactctgtcctctaccctcTGGAGAGGAAGATCTCAGACGCCAGATCACGTGACCTGGTTATCTACATCTGGATCCACGCCACCATCGCCAGCGTGCCTGTGTTCGCCGTCACCAACGTTACCGACGTGTACGCTACCTTGTCATGTTCCGACGCCCGCGCGCGCTCCTTGGGTCACATGGTCTACGTGGTGATCTACAACGTAACCACGGTGGTTACATTTACATTGTGATCATTTATCAGTCGGTTTTTATCCAGTCAGTGAATTTCAATCATTGCACGTAAAAAAAACCCACttctttacatttaaaaaaaaaagaagcttttCAGCTCGCCAGTGTTTAGTAACTAAATAGAAGTATGAGTGCTACCCGCTTAGAAAAGAAATATGTTATCGCGAACATTTAACGATTCTTTGGCTGTTCCCATATGAGAACTGTttgaaaaactatttttttttgttCCAGAACCCTctatggttctacatggaacccaaaaggcttctacctggaaccaaaaatggttatcctatggggacaaccgaaTAACCCTTTTTTAGAACcaattttttttctaagagtgttggTGCAGGAAAGACAACAGTACAACAGTTGTTGtgtttttaattacattttatttttaggtGATCCTCCCACTGGCGGTTGTCTTCCTGTTCATGGTTCTGATTCGCCGAGCCCTTAGCGCCAGCCAGAAGAAGAAGGTGATTATTGCAGCGTTGAGAACCCCTCAGAACTCCATCTCTATTCCGTACGTGTCGCAGCGCGAGGCTGAGCTACACGCTACATTACTAGCTGTCGTTTTAGCCTTCTCGGCCTGTAGCGCCCCCTATGGGGCGTTGGTGGTATACCGCACTCTTCTCGGGGACGGTGAGGAattgtctccttctctctacctcacaGCCATCTGGCTGCCAAAGGTGTCTCTCCTCACCAACCCTCTGCTGTTTCTGACGGTGAACCGCACGGCCAGGCAGTGCCTGTTGGATGTTTTAGCCCGGGTCCACAGACGCTACAGCCGGCGTAACGTAGTCAGCACTGGGGCCCTGGGGATAGGGGGCGAGGGGAGGGCTGGAGGGGTCGGCTCAGGCCGGGAGCCAGCTCCTGGAGATGTTTAATATCGGACAGCAGCAGATCTTTAGGCCGACCGATgaagaggacgaggaggaggtagagaatgaGATACCTTCGTTAGGGTCAGGATGTGGTGGGGTTGTTTGCAACCCAAAGAGAACCACCTTGGAGGTAGACTAGGGGGACACGAAGGGAAGATGGTTCTACAGAAACAGACCCAACCAATCAGAGAGTGTCCTAGTGACTAAAGAACCTCCTCTCATATTGCCCAAAGTCTCCCCTGCCCCTGTCCACGCCTGCTCTTACACCTCCTCATCACAGGTGGCGCCAGCGACCCCCACGGAGCCCGACAACCCCACCCAGTTTGGGTTCGGTCCATTCGAGCTGCCGCCCCAGTGGCTGCCGGAGACCAGGAACAGTAAAAAGAGGCTCCTCCCACCGCTAGGGAACACCCCAGAGGAACTGATCCAGACCAAACAGCCACGCCCACGGCCAGAACGACGAATCAGCAGGAACAACAAGGTCAGCAACTTTCCCGTTGTCGACCCTTAAACTACCCTGTCCGTTGACCTTTGAACCTATGATCCCTGATGACAGCTATGGCTGGAGGTCAGCCAGAGGAGTATTCCACTGACGGAGCGTAATGAGAACAGCAATACACCTTTTCCTTTTTCTATCAAGTTTTTGATACATTTTATGTCAATGACTCTGGATACAAAGTCAATGGAGGAAtctgaccaaccacctgaccaaccaccggaccaaccacctgaccagtcacctgaccaaccacctgaccaaccaccggaccaaccacctgaccagtcacctgaccaaccacctgaccaaccaccggaccaaccacctgaccagtcacctgaccaaccacctgaccaaccacctgaccaaccaccggaccaaccacctgaccaaccacctgaccaaccacctgaccaaccaccggaccaaccacctgaccagtcacctgaccaaccacctgaccaaccacctgaccaaccaccggaccaaccacctgaccagtcacctgaccaaccacctgaccaaccaccggaccaaccacctgaccagtcacctgaccaaccacctgaccaaccaccggaccaaccacctgaccagtcatctgaccaaccacctgaccaaccacctgaccaaccacctgaccaaccacctgatcaaccacctgaccaaccacctaaccaaccacctgaccagtcacctgaccaaccacctgaccagtcacctgaccaaccacctgaccaaccaccggaccaaccacctgaccagtcacctgaccaaacacctgaccaaccacctgaccaaccaccggaccaaccacctgaccaaccacctgaccaaccacctgaccaaccacctgaccaacCACCGGACCAATCACCTGACCAATtacctgaccaaccacctgactaaccacctgaccaaccacctgaccaatcacctgaccaatcacctgaccaaccacctgaccaatcacctgaccaatcacctgaccaaccacctgaccaatCACCTGACCAGTCACCTGACCAATCACCTGACCAATTACCTGACTAaccacctgaccaaccacctgaccaatcacctgaccaatcacctgaccaaccacctgaccaatCACCTGACCAATCACCTGACCAACTACCTGACCAATCACCTGACCAGtcacctgaccaaccacctgaccaatCACCTGACCAGtcacctgaccaaccacctgaccaaccacctgaccaatcacctgaccaatcacctgaccaaccacctgaccaatCACCTGACCAGTCACCTGACCAATCACCTGACCAATTACCTGACCAATCACCTGACTAaccacctgaccaaccacctgaccaatCACCTGACCAATCACCTGACCAACTACCTGACCAATCACCTGACCAGtcacctgaccaaccacctgaccaatCACCTGACCAgtcacctgaccatccacctgaccaaccacctgaccaaccacctgaccaatCACCTGACCAgtcacctgaccatccacctgaacAACCACCTGACCAGTCACCTGACCAATCACCTGAACAACCACCTGACCAGtcacctgaccaaccacctgactAACCACCTTTAagagaaagccgactctagagcTCGATGAGTCTGTCTCATTGATGATTCTCCCTATTGTGTAATGGATACATTTTACGTCAATGACTGGTGAGATTTTAGAAAGTCCACACTGGAGCACCAAATAGCCCAAGTCTAAAGACCAAAGTCACGCTTTTCTGAAGACATGGATTTTTACCCTGGTTTTGatgttctctctttttttcttgttctctctttccaataaatattttCAACTGATTTCTACTGGTACTAGCAGAGCAGATAAAACCCTTTCAACTGATTTCTACTGGTACTGCTAACAGAGCAGATAAAACCCTTTCAACTGATTTCTACTGGTACTGCTAACAGAGCAGATAAAACCCTTTCAACTGATTTCTACTGGTACTGCTAACAGAGCAGATAAAACCCTTTCAACTGATTTCTACTGGTACTGCTAACAGAGCAGATAAAACCCTTTCAACTGATTTCTACTGCTAACAGAGCAGATAAAACCCTTTCAACTGATTTCTACTGGTACTGCTAACAGAGCAGATAAAACCCTTTTAACTGATTTCTACTGGTACTGCTAGCAGAGCAGATAAAACCATTTCAACTGATTTCTACTGGTACTGCTAACAGAGCAGATAAAACTCTTTCAACTGATTTCTACTGGTACTGCTAACAGAGCAGATAAAACTCTTTCAACTGATTTCTACTGGTACTGCTAACAGAGCAGATAAAACTCTTTCAACTGATTTCTACTGGTACTGCTAACAGAGCAGATAAAACCCTTTCAACTGTTTTGTAATTGGTACAACCAATTTAATCTTGTTGATTTTGATGAGTTTGGCAATGATGTATtgaacatacagtacatgcattaGATTCCTGCAATGCCACATGTACATTGTGATTGACATGGAGAATTGAGTCACACCAACACTGGATGAATCTTAGATTCTGGGTGAGACATTGAAGCTAAATAAGAGTATTTCTCAAGGTGTTTTTTCCCCCATGAACAAAACATCTTCTAACATGCTTAAACTGTCATCGTCCTAGTCTTAAATAACGAATGAGTTTCTGTATCAAACCTTTGACTTGTCTCCATAGCGATGTTATTTTTCATATTATTTTGAGTTTATTTTCTAGGGTAGAACATGTGTATCGAATAGCATCCCTCTCCAACGCCAATCCTTTGTAGCACAGACAGTGACTGGAACATTCAATGAAAATGAATGTCATGATACAGTGCAATTGTACAGTTTGCAAATATATATAGTATAAAATCACTTTGGATTAACTGAGTTTATATGATCCTCATGTTCTGTTTATATTCTATCATGATACTCTTCTAAAACAGTGTTACTGAACCTCAGATTCCTGGACCGGGCCCGGTCCGTGGGATACTGCTTTATGGTACCCTGAGATGTTCGAGTGCTAGTTTTGATGGAAGCGGCACCCCAGGTACCCTGAGATGTTCGAGTGCTAGTTTTGATGTAAGCGGCACCCCAGGTACCCTGAGATGTTCGAGTGATAGTTTTGATGTAAGCGGCACCCCAGGTACCCTGAGATGTTCGAGTGCTAGTTTTGATGTAAGCAGCACCCCAGGTACCCTGAGATGTTCGTGTGCTAGTTTTGATGGAAGCAGCACCCCAGGTACCCTGAGATGTTAGAGTGCTAGTTTTGATGGAAGCAGCACCCCAGGTACCCTGAGATGTTCGAGTGCTAGTTTTGATGGAAGCAGCACCCCAGGTACCCTGAGATGTTCGAGTGCTA
Above is a window of Oncorhynchus keta strain PuntledgeMale-10-30-2019 unplaced genomic scaffold, Oket_V2 Un_contig_7873_pilon_pilon, whole genome shotgun sequence DNA encoding:
- the LOC118381014 gene encoding LOW QUALITY PROTEIN: G-protein coupled receptor 176-like (The sequence of the model RefSeq protein was modified relative to this genomic sequence to represent the inferred CDS: deleted 1 base in 1 codon); the encoded protein is NGTVLWCTCCTNVFKSVTSRFIKNLACSGICAGLVCVPFDVALGASPRCCWWLHTLLLCKALKFLHKLFCSVTVLSFSAIALDRYYSVLYPLERKISDARSRDLVIYIWIHATIASVPVFAVTNVTDVYATLSCSDARARSLGHMVYVVIYNVTTVILPLAVVFLFMVLIRRALSASQKKKVIIAALRTPQNSISIPYVSQREAELHATLLAVVLAFSACSAPYGALVVYRTLLGDGEELSPSLYLTAIWLPKVSLLTNPLLFLTVNRTARQCLLDVLARVHRRYSRRNVVSTGALGIGARGGLEGSAQAGSQLLEMFNIGQQQIFRPTDEEDEEEVENEIPSLGNRPNQSESVLVTKEPPLILPKVSPAPVHACSYTSSSQVAPATPTEPDNPTQFGFGPFELPPQWLPETRNSKKRLLPPLGNTPEELIQTKQPRPRPERRISRNNKVSNFPVVDP